In Erigeron canadensis isolate Cc75 chromosome 7, C_canadensis_v1, whole genome shotgun sequence, one DNA window encodes the following:
- the LOC122607409 gene encoding KH domain-containing protein At2g38610-like isoform X2, protein MSDLYNPNFSPLRPVSPQIRPNRDVDSQYLAELLAEHEKLQPFIQVFPLCTRFLNKEILRVSSMLHNQGFNEHDRLRHRSPSPMASSDLMSNVPGTGISGWNGFRQERLSGMTMDWQGAPASPSSYTVKRIMRLEIPVDSYPNFNFVGRLLGPRGNSLKRIEATTGCRVFIRGKGSIKDPDKEEKLRGRPGYEHLNEPLHILIEADLPATVVDLRLRQAQEIIEELLKPVDETEDYIKRQQLRELAMLNSNFREESPGPSGSVSPFNTSGMKRPKTGR, encoded by the exons atGTCAGATTTATATAATCCTAATTTTTCACCATTAAGACCAGTGTCTCCACAAATTAGACCCAATAGAGATGTTGATAG TCAGTATTTGGCTGAATTATTGGCAGAACATGAAAAGCTTCAGCCTTTTATACAAGTTTTTCCTTTATGTACAAGATTCTTAAATAAAG AAATCTTGAGGGTCTCTTCTATGTTGCATAACCAAGGGTTTAACGAGCATGACAGACTGCGGCATAGAAGCCCGAGTCCCATGGCTTCTTCAGATCTTATGTCAAATGTTCCAGGAACAGGAATTTCTGGTTGGAATGGTTTTCGACAAGAG CGATTAAGTGGAATGACAATGGACTGGCAAGGTGCTCCAGCAAGCCCTAGTTCATACACTGTAAAGCGAATCATGCGGCTAGAAATTCCTGTTGACTCTTATCCCAAT TTTAACTTCGTCGGCCGGCTTTTGGGACCTAGAGGCAATTCACTAAAACGTATAGAAGCTACAACGGGTTGTCGTGTGTTTATTAGAGGAAAGGGATCAATCAAGGATCCTGATAAG GAAGAGAAGCTAAGGGGAAGACCAGGCTACGAGCATCTAAACGAACCACTTCATATCTTGATCGAAGCTGATTTGCCTGCAACTGTTGTTGATTTAAGGCTGAGGCAGGCACAAGAAATAATTGAAGAGTTGCTCAAACCCGTG GATGAGACTGAAGATTATATCAAAAGACAGCAGTTACGAGAACTAGCCATGCTGAATTCAAATTTTCGTGAAGAGAGTCCCGGACCAAGTGGCAGCGTGTCACCATTCAACACAAGTGGCATGAAACGTCCCAAAACTGGGCGTTAG
- the LOC122607409 gene encoding KH domain-containing protein At3g08620-like isoform X1 translates to MSDLYNPNFSPLRPVSPQIRPNRDVDSQYLAELLAEHEKLQPFIQVFPLCTRFLNKEILRVSSMLHNQGFNEHDRLRHRSPSPMASSDLMSNVPGTGISGWNGFRQEQRLSGMTMDWQGAPASPSSYTVKRIMRLEIPVDSYPNFNFVGRLLGPRGNSLKRIEATTGCRVFIRGKGSIKDPDKEEKLRGRPGYEHLNEPLHILIEADLPATVVDLRLRQAQEIIEELLKPVDETEDYIKRQQLRELAMLNSNFREESPGPSGSVSPFNTSGMKRPKTGR, encoded by the exons atGTCAGATTTATATAATCCTAATTTTTCACCATTAAGACCAGTGTCTCCACAAATTAGACCCAATAGAGATGTTGATAG TCAGTATTTGGCTGAATTATTGGCAGAACATGAAAAGCTTCAGCCTTTTATACAAGTTTTTCCTTTATGTACAAGATTCTTAAATAAAG AAATCTTGAGGGTCTCTTCTATGTTGCATAACCAAGGGTTTAACGAGCATGACAGACTGCGGCATAGAAGCCCGAGTCCCATGGCTTCTTCAGATCTTATGTCAAATGTTCCAGGAACAGGAATTTCTGGTTGGAATGGTTTTCGACAAGAG CAGCGATTAAGTGGAATGACAATGGACTGGCAAGGTGCTCCAGCAAGCCCTAGTTCATACACTGTAAAGCGAATCATGCGGCTAGAAATTCCTGTTGACTCTTATCCCAAT TTTAACTTCGTCGGCCGGCTTTTGGGACCTAGAGGCAATTCACTAAAACGTATAGAAGCTACAACGGGTTGTCGTGTGTTTATTAGAGGAAAGGGATCAATCAAGGATCCTGATAAG GAAGAGAAGCTAAGGGGAAGACCAGGCTACGAGCATCTAAACGAACCACTTCATATCTTGATCGAAGCTGATTTGCCTGCAACTGTTGTTGATTTAAGGCTGAGGCAGGCACAAGAAATAATTGAAGAGTTGCTCAAACCCGTG GATGAGACTGAAGATTATATCAAAAGACAGCAGTTACGAGAACTAGCCATGCTGAATTCAAATTTTCGTGAAGAGAGTCCCGGACCAAGTGGCAGCGTGTCACCATTCAACACAAGTGGCATGAAACGTCCCAAAACTGGGCGTTAG
- the LOC122607470 gene encoding uncharacterized protein LOC122607470, producing MAYRRRQTSKDVTDNTTAAPPASSLAAQAIKASAAHRDSSSFSSAYSSSSSFHSDRSKGSATYDYTSMGSTNEPGGFWGVLARKAKSILDDDEAPRRFNTPGSLKTETVSTSNQVEHRYESFENSRKIDNPKLRKGLDRLASSLNQIGGSIGNAFEEGRTIVDKKTQGIIQETRKLQSRRKGTTDEPNEFFGLQDPLQEPRRLSEQEQTNQENQIKASRDVAIATAAKAKLLLRELKTLKADLAFAKDRSSQLEEENKMLREALEKGEHPTDDDMIRLQLESLLAEKARLANENSIYARENRFLREIVEYHQLTMQDVVYLDEGIQEVTEVNPGLSRTLSTSALPPLPSSPKISRTHSTSALPPLPSSPREPP from the exons atggcGTACCGTAGACGCCAAACTTCAAAGGACGTCACCGACAACACCACGGCGGCACCTCCAGCGTCATCACTAGCTGCTCAGGCGATCAAAGCTTCCGCCGCTCACCGtgattcttcttctttctcttctgCCTATTCTAGCTCCTCTTCTTTTCACTCCGATCGATCTAAG GGTTCTGCTACCTATGATTATACATCGATGGGAAGTACGAATGAACCAGGAGGTTTTTGGGGTGTTTTAGCAAGAAAGGCTAAATCAATTCTCGATGATGATGAGGCTCCTCGTCGTTTTAATACTCCTGGCAGTTTGAAGACGGAAACAGTCTCGACAAGCAACCAG GTTGAGCATCGTTATGAGTCTTTTGAGAACTCCCGAAAAATCGATAATCCAAAATTAAGGAAGGGTTTAGATAGACTCGCATCCTCACTTAATCAAATTGGTGGCTCGATTGGGAATGCCTTTGAG GAAGGGCGAACAATTGTGGACAAGAAAACTCAAGGTATCATACAAGAAACTCGCAAGCTGCAGAGCAGGAGAAAAGGAACGACCGATGAACCGAACGAGTTTTTTGGCTTGCAGGACCCATTACAGGAACCTAGAAGGCTATCTGAACAAGAACAGACAAACCAAGAAAATCAAATCAAGGCATCTCGCGAC GTGGCGATTGCAACCGCTGCTAAGGCGAAACTACTCCTACGGGAGCTGAAAACTCTCAAAGCAGATTTGGCCTTTGCAAAAGATAGAAGCTCACAGttagaagaagaaaataagATGTTACGCGAGGCTCTTGAAAAAGGAGAACACCCTACAGACGATGACATG ATACGTCTTCAACTTGAATCACTTTTGGCAGAGAAGGCTCGTTTGGCTAATGAGAATTCTATATATGCACGTGAGAACCGCTTTTTGAGAGAAATTGTTGAATACCATCAACTAACAATGCAAGATGTCGTGTATCTGGATGAGGGTATCCAAGAGGTTACAGAAGTTAATCCAGGATTGTCCAGAACACTATCCACCTCAGCCTTACCTCCATTACCTTCATCCCCTAAAATATCTAGAACACATTCTACCTCAGCCTTACCTCCATTACCTTCATCCCCACGTGAACCTCCTTGA
- the LOC122608152 gene encoding uncharacterized protein LOC122608152, with translation MMARPADQTMVLNFGKFLLVFVLLLSWPIVESQSLLNVTEIRSARALDIMLQDYAYRAFVTPRTGVSFDGSVPKNLTGIRVSALRLRSGSLFKRGFSMYKEFNISRGVIEQPYVERLVLVYQNLGNWSKTYYPLPGYMYLAPMLGLLAYDASDLLAKNLPELDIFASGEPILIDFGKVKLGPDGSTAKCVWVDLDGQVNFTNVVSGNKCFAFRQGHFSIVVNSTTSLVPASPLPKSPVPAVVLNPNHKGGGVDSTVWVIVGSVVGGCLLLVLLALLVLWVRGYKKRKKMHKMERTAERGEPLHMTTIGGMKAPAAMVTRTQPTLETEYAP, from the coding sequence ATGATGGCCCGACCAGCTGATCAAACAATGGTGCTAAATTTTGGGAAGTTTTTACTTGTGTTTGTTTTGTTGCTTTCGTGGCCAATAGTTGAATCACAGTCACTTTTAAATGTTACTGAAATAAGATCAGCTAGGGCTTTAGATATAATGTTACAAGACTACGCTTATCGGGCGTTTGTTACACCGAGAACAGGGGTTTCGTTTGACGGTAGCGTTCCTAAGAACTTAACTGGTATTCGGGTTTCAGCATTGAGGCTAAGAAGTGGTAGTTTGTTTAAAAGAGGTTTTTCTATGTATAAAGAGTTTAATATCTCGAGAGGTGTTATCGAGCAGCCATATGTGGAACGGCTTGTTTTGGTGTATCAAAATTTAGGGAATTGGTCTAAAACTTATTACCCTTTACCTGGATACATGTATTTAGCACCTATGTTAGGTCTTCTTGCTTATGATGCATCAGATTTGTTAGCTAAGAATCTACCCGAGTTGGATATTTTTGCATCTGGTGAAccgattttgatagattttggGAAGGTAAAACTCGGGCCTGATGGTTCAACTGCTAAGTGTGTATGGGTTGATCTTGATGGTCAAGTGAATTTCACAAATGTGGTATCTGGGAACAAATGTTTTGCTTTCAGACAAGGGCATTTTTCTATTGTGGTAAACTCGACTACCAGTTTAGTGCCAGCGTCTCCTTTGCCAAAATCTCCTGTGCCGGCTGTGGTTCTTAACCCAAATCATAAAGGTGGAGGAGTTGATTCTACCGTTTGGGTGATTGTTGGCTCTGTAGTTGGTGGATGTTTGTTGTTAGTCTTGTTGGCATTGTTGGTATTATGGGTTCGGGGATAcaaaaagagaaagaagatGCATAAGATGGAAAGGACTGCAGAACGTGGTGAACCGTTACATATGACAACGATTGGGGGAATGAAAGCACCAGCAGCTATGGTGACCAGAACACAACCGACTCTTGAAACTGAGTATGCACCATGA
- the LOC122607348 gene encoding probable LRR receptor-like serine/threonine-protein kinase At1g06840 has translation MVGFKFKSCGKLKMTGFKFKSSGFIFVFILHFLVMIAAAKVTDPSEISALLAVKGSLVDPMNHLSNWNKGDPCTSNWTGVLCVHKNRVDKYWHVQEIQLLNMNLSGSLVPELGQFSHLTILDFMWNNLTGSIPKEIGNLSSLVLLLLNGNKLTGSLPVELGYLVNLDRFQIDQNHISGQIPKSFANLNNIKHIHFNNNSLSGQIPAELSNLSTLMHLLLDNNNLSGYLPSEFGKFPGMRILQLDNNHFEGEIPSSYGNLSGIVKISLRNCSLQGVIPDLSRLSDLSYLDLSRNRLTGSIPSYKLSNSMTTIDLSDNQLSGSIPESLSDLPSLQKLSLENNLLNGSISAELWQNKSFSATARLLLDFRNNSLSNINGALNPPVNASLRLNGNPICQNSNIQNKDKFCGTTDYGDYTRDNSKNSTVCPVQSCPTSNYFEYAPGSPTPCFCASPLRIGYRLKSPSFSYFRPYQDEFEIYITKSLGLDPYQLSIDSVMWEKGPRLRMFLKLFPKSGSELSSTFSTSDVLRIRGIFTTWVFPGSHFFGPYELLNFTLLGPYAHLNVGTPRKGIRKGVLVTVVIVAVVCALLISSILTVVIKKRNERYKHTSSRKALLSKLSVNLDGVKSFTFREMAIATENFSKSSVIGRGGYGKVYKGKLSDNKMVAIKRAEEGSLQGEKEFLTEIEILSRVHHRNLVSLVGYCDEEKEQMLVYEFIPRGTLRDWLNAKSGESLSFRMRLNVALDSAKAILYLHTEADPPIFHRDIKSSNILLDAKLTAKVADFGLSRLAPILDDNGAGPKYVSTLVRGTPGYLDPEYLLTHKLTDKSDVYSLGIVLLEILTSMKPISHGKNIVREVKIAHQMGTMFSIVDSRMGSYPSECIEKFVSLALWCCNDKPEKRPSMSDVVRELEHILEKMPETGDDFSEPDSKSFAESSSTSSFYSSSNVPGSDLSSGGNPVVHPR, from the exons ATGGTGGGATTCAAGTTTAAATCTTGTGGAAAATTGAA GATGACGGGGTTCAAGTTTAAGTCAAGTGGATTCATCTTTGTGTTCATTTTGCATTTCTTGGTGATGATTGCAGCTGCAAAAGTTACTGATCCTTCTGAAA TATCTGCATTGCTAGCGGTTAAAGGTAGTTTAGTTGATCCAATGAATCATCTTAGTAATTGGAATAAAGGAGATCCATGTACATCAAACTGGACTGGTGTCTTATGTGTCCATAAAAACCGAGTTGATAAATACTGGCATGTTCAAGAAAT ACAACTGCTAAATATGAATCTTTCAGGAAGTTTAGTTCCCGAACTTGGTCAATTTTCTCATTTGACAATTTT GGATTTCATGTGGAATAACTTGACTGGCAGTATACCAAAAGAGATTGGAAATCTTTCATCTTTAGTACTATT GCTTTTGAACGGAAACAAGTTAACTGGAAGTTTACCGGTTGAGCTTGGATATCTAGTGAACTTAGACAGATTCCAAATAGACCAGAATCACATATCAGGACAAATTCCCAAGTCATTTGCAAATTTGAACAATATTAAACATAT CCATTTTAACAATAACTCGTTGAGTGGTCAGATTCCTGCAGAACTTTCCAACTTATCTACTCTAATGCACCT GCTTTTGGATAACAACAACTTATCTGGGTATCTTCCATCAGAATTTGGAAAATTTCCAGGCATGCGCATACT TCAACTTGATAACAATCACTTTGAGGGTGAGATCCCTTCTTCATATGGAAATCTATCAGGAATTGTAAAAAT AAGCCTTAGAAACTGTAGTCTGCAAGGAGTTATACCTGACCTTAGCAGACTTTCAGATCTTAGCTATTT AGATCTCAGTAGAAATAGGCTCACTGGATCAATACCATCATATAAACTTTCAAACAGTATGACAACTAT TGATTTATCAGATAACCAATTGAGTGGATCTATACCTGAAAGTCTATCAGATCTCCCTTCTCTTCAGAAACT GTCCTTGGAGAACAATCTTCTTAATGGTTCCATCTCTGCTGAGCTATGGCAGAACAAGTCGTTTAGTGCTACCGCGAGACTTCTACT TGATTTCCGAAATAACTCCCTTTCAAATATAAATGGAGCTCTAAACCCGCCTGTAAATGCCAGCCTAAG GTTAAATGGAAATCCAATTtgtcaaaattcaaacataCAAAACAAAGATAAATTTTGTGGAACTACAGATTATGGTGATTACACTCGGGACAATTCAAAAAACTCAACTGTGTGTCCAGTCCAATCATGTCCCACAAGCAATTACTTTGAGTATGCTCCAGGATCCCCAACCCCATGCTTTTGTGCTTCACCTCTAAGGATTGGCTATCGGTTAAAAAGTCCAAGTTTCTCTTATTTTCGACCGTATCAAGATGAATTTGAAATTTATATCACCAAATCTCTTGGTTTGGACCCTTATCAACTGTCTATTGACTCGGTTATGTGGGAGAAGGGACCTCGTTTGAGGATGTTTTTGAAACTTTTCCCCAAGAGTGGCTCTGAGCTTTCAAGTACTTTTAGTACCAGTGACGTGTTGCGAATCAGGGGCATTTTTACGACTTGGGTATTTCCCGGAAGCCACTTTTTTGGACCCTATGAGCTTCTGAATTTTACTCTTCTGGGACCTTATGCACACT TAAATGTTGGAACTCCAAGGAAAGGCATAAGAAAAGGTGTTTTAGTAACTGTTGTAATTGTAGCAGTTGTTTGTGCTTTATTGATTTCTTCAATACTGACCGTTGTGATCAAGAAACGAAATGAGAGATACAAGCACACATCATCAAGAAAAGCTTTGC TCTCAAAACTTTCCGTCAACCTTGATGGTGTCAAAAGCTTCACATTTCGAGAAATGGCAATCGCGACTGAAAACTTTAGTAAATCAAGTGTCATTGGCCGAGGAGGTTATGGGAAGGTTTATAAAGGAAAATTATCGGATAACAAAATGGTAGCCATAAAACGCGCTGAAGAAGGATCGTTACAAGGTGAAAAGGAATTTTTGACAGAGATAGAGATTTTGTCGAGAGTACATCACCGAAATTTAGTCTCACTTGTGGGATACTGCGATGAGGAAAAGGAGCAG ATGCTGGTCTATGAGTTCATTCCTCGGGGAACATTGCGTGATTGGCTTAATG CCAAATCTGGAGAATCATTGAGCTTCAGGATGAGGTTAAATGTGGCATTGGATTCAGCCAAAGCCATCCTTTATCTTCACACTGAAGCCGACCCACCTATATTCCACCGTGAtatcaaatcaagcaacattcTTCTTGACGCCAAACTCACTGCCAAAGTTGCTGATTTTGGACTCTCGAGGCTTGCACCTATATTGGATGATAATGGAGCCGGGCCTAAGTACGTATCAACACTTGTTAGAGGAACACCA GGTTACCTTGATCCTGAATACTTGTTGACCCATAAGCTGACTGACAAGAGTGACGTATATAGCCTTGGAATCGTACTTTTGGAGATCTTGACCAGCATGAAACCAATATCACATGGCAAAAATATTGTCCGTGAG GTGAAAATAGCTCATCAAATGGGAACAATGTTCTCAATCGTAGATAGCAGAATGGGTTCATACCCTTCTGAATGTATTGAAAAGTTCGTATCTTTAGCTCTTTGGTGTTGCAATGACAAGCCTGAAAAAAGGCCATCTATGTCAGATGTGGTTCGGGAGCTTGAGCACATACTTGAAAAAATGCCTGAAACTGGTGATGACTTTTCAGAGCCCGACTCAAAGTCATTTGCGGAATCATCGTCGACGTCTTCTTTTTATAGCTCGTCAAATGTTCCAGGAAGTGATCTTAGCAGTGGTGGTAACCCTGTAGTCCATCCTCGTTGA
- the LOC122608405 gene encoding V-type proton ATPase subunit E-like, whose translation MNDADVSKQIQQMVAFIRQEAEEKANEISVSADEEFNIQKMQIVDTEKKKVKQEFERKTKQVEVKKKIEYSMQLNAMRIKVLQAQDDLVTAMKTSASKELLNVSHNKKTYKKLTQSLIVQGLLRLNEPSVLLRCREVDLSLVESVLEDAKKEYASKARVQTPRIDVDKIVYLPPPPTNADPLRPSCSGGVVLASSDGKIVFENTLDARLDVAFRKKLPEIRKTLCRE comes from the exons ATGAACGACGCAGATGTATCGAAACAAATACAACAAATGGTTGCATTCATTCGGCAAGAAGCCGAAGAGAAAGCGAATGAGATCTCTGTTTCTGCTGACGAG GAATTTAACATTCAGAAAATGCAAATAGTTGATACCGAAAAGAAGAAAGTCAAACAGGAATTCGAGCGAAAGACAAAGCAAGTAGaggttaaaaagaaaat TGAATACTCGATGCAATTGAATGCAATGCGTATCAAAGTTCTTCAAGCACAAGATGATTTGGTAACTGCCATGAAAACTTCTGCTAGCAAAGAGCTTCTTAATGTCTCTCATAACAAGAAAACATACAAAAAGCTTACCCAAAGCTTGATTGTCCAG GGTTTGCTAAGGCTAAATGAGCCATCAGTGTTGTTGAGGTGTAGAGAGGTTGATCTTTCACTAGTTGAATCGGTTTTAGAAGATGCTAAGAAAGAGTACGCTTCAAAAGCAAGAGTACAAACACCAAGAATCGATGTAGACAAAATTGTATATCTCCCCCCTCCTCCAACCAATGCAGACCCTCTTCGTCCTTCATG CTCTGGAGGGGTTGTGTTAGCTTCGAGTGATGGAAAGATTGTTTTTGAGAACACCCTTGATGCTCGGCTAGATGTTGCATTTAGAAAGAAGCTTCCTGAG ATTCGCAAGACTCTTTGTAGGGAATAA